Genomic segment of Terriglobia bacterium:
CCTTCTTGCCCGCGGCCACGCTCTTCTCGTGGCAGCCCTTGCAGAGCTTGTGAGCGGCGTCCATCATCTTCGGCACCTGGCCCTTGGGTTCCTTCCCGTGGCAAGCGGTGCACGCCTGCGGAGCTTCGCCGGCCTTCAACGTGTGGTGGCACTCCTCGCACTTCGCGCCTTTGTCCACGTGGGCCTTGTGGGGGAAGGTCACCGTGCCCATCTTCGTGTCGAACTTGATCGTAGCCTTGTCGGCCGGGATGTCCGCGGCCATCACGCACATGCTGACCAGGAACAACCCGGCTACCAGAAGCGCCAGTCTCCTCACGATCGAGCCTCCTTTTCGCACCGCCGGGTGCCCT
This window contains:
- a CDS encoding cytochrome c family protein, which translates into the protein MCVMAADIPADKATIKFDTKMGTVTFPHKAHVDKGAKCEECHHTLKAGEAPQACTACHGKEPKGQVPKMMDAAHKLCKGCHEKSVAAGKKAPDSKNCKSCHVKAA